Proteins encoded by one window of Pan troglodytes isolate AG18354 chromosome 16, NHGRI_mPanTro3-v2.0_pri, whole genome shotgun sequence:
- the CTXN2 gene encoding cortexin-2 — protein sequence MSSTYCGNSSAKMSVNEVSAFSLTLEQKTGFAFVGILCIFLGLLIIRCFKILLDPYSSMPSSTWEDEVEEFDKGTFEYALA from the coding sequence ATGAGTAGTACCTACTGTGGCAACTCTTCAGCTAAGATGAGTGTCAACGAAGTATCAGCTTTCTCATTGACTCTGGAGCAAAAAACTGGCTTTGCTTTTGTTGGGATTTTGTGTATCTTCTTGGGACTTCTTATTATCCGATGCTTCAAAATCCTGCTAGACCCATATAGTAGCATGCCTTCCTCTACATGGGAAGATGAAGTTGAAGAGTTTGATAAAGGGACATTTGAATATGCACTCGCGTGA